The following proteins are co-located in the Elusimicrobiota bacterium genome:
- a CDS encoding RNA polymerase sigma factor encodes MSDSMGLNKLSDNDLVVLAKNGSSDAYGALVRRYTEKMYNICYRLTGCEHKAHDLLQDTFITAFKSIKRFSSNSSLTTWLYKIAVNDWINKSNREKVVDVVSIDSDKVVNKSGDTSIREIIDPKQSPEKSYSKAELENAVQYALDKLTPEQRVAIVLRYIEGRPLQEIARICNESVSTIGSRLGRGLKEIKKYLKEYVKQ; translated from the coding sequence ATGTCGGATAGTATGGGGTTGAATAAATTGTCGGACAACGACCTCGTGGTGTTGGCAAAAAACGGTAGTTCTGACGCGTATGGTGCGCTGGTCCGGCGGTACACTGAGAAGATGTACAACATATGTTACCGCCTGACAGGTTGTGAGCATAAAGCGCACGACCTTTTGCAAGATACGTTTATAACAGCGTTTAAGAGTATTAAACGGTTTAGTAGCAATAGTTCGTTGACGACGTGGCTGTACAAAATCGCAGTAAATGACTGGATCAACAAAAGTAACCGTGAGAAAGTTGTGGATGTTGTGTCAATAGATAGCGATAAAGTGGTAAACAAAAGCGGCGATACAAGTATACGCGAGATTATAGATCCCAAACAGTCGCCGGAAAAAAGTTATTCGAAAGCAGAACTTGAAAACGCCGTGCAATACGCGCTTGATAAACTGACGCCGGAACAGAGGGTAGCGATAGTGCTCAGATATATCGAAGGCCGCCCGCTGCAAGAGATTGCGCGAATCTGTAACGAGTCAGTCAGTACAATAGGTTCGCGGTTAGGGCGCGGGTTAAAAGAGATTAAAAAGTATTTAAAGGAATATGTTAAACAATGA
- a CDS encoding DegT/DnrJ/EryC1/StrS family aminotransferase, with amino-acid sequence MSKLAINGGTKVRNKPWTKWPIFDNAERKGLNEVLESGKWWYGAKVKQFEAEYANFHDAKYAVSCTNGTAALEIALIALGIGAGDEVIIPPYTFVATATAVLKVNAIPVFVDVNEDTWCLDEKLIEKAITKKTKAIAPVHFGGLPADMDKINKLAKKYNLKVLEDACHSWGSKWKGKGTGALGDMGAFSFQASKNINSGEGGIILSDNKDYADLARSYSNCGRLLDKPWYAHYILGGNYRLTEFQAAILLAQLSRLGKHTSTREANAAYLNEKLGDLPGIKLTKRDKRVTRRSYHLYNFRYVEKELGGVPREKFIAAMAAEGLGISGGYPHPLYKNPLFLTKGTGAKHCPISCPYYGKKVDYSKVKCDVTERICYKEGAWFGHTVLLGNKQDMKDVVTIFEKVIGNINELK; translated from the coding sequence ATGTCAAAATTAGCGATCAACGGCGGAACTAAGGTACGCAACAAACCATGGACAAAATGGCCGATCTTTGATAACGCAGAACGTAAAGGCTTGAATGAAGTCCTGGAAAGCGGTAAATGGTGGTACGGCGCAAAGGTTAAACAATTTGAAGCAGAATACGCAAATTTTCATGACGCGAAGTACGCTGTATCCTGTACCAACGGCACTGCAGCTTTGGAGATCGCGCTTATAGCATTAGGTATTGGCGCGGGTGACGAAGTTATTATCCCGCCCTACACGTTTGTCGCAACCGCCACAGCTGTCCTAAAAGTCAACGCAATCCCCGTTTTTGTAGATGTCAACGAAGACACCTGGTGCCTTGACGAAAAACTTATTGAAAAAGCGATTACAAAAAAAACAAAAGCAATTGCGCCGGTACATTTTGGCGGCCTACCAGCAGATATGGATAAAATAAACAAACTCGCAAAAAAGTATAACCTCAAAGTTTTGGAAGACGCATGCCATAGCTGGGGCAGTAAATGGAAAGGTAAAGGCACAGGCGCATTAGGCGATATGGGCGCATTCAGTTTCCAGGCAAGTAAAAACATTAACTCCGGTGAAGGCGGGATTATTCTCTCGGATAATAAAGACTACGCTGACCTTGCAAGATCATACTCAAACTGCGGACGCTTACTTGATAAACCATGGTACGCGCATTATATCCTCGGAGGTAATTACAGGCTAACCGAATTCCAGGCAGCTATATTATTAGCACAACTAAGCCGTCTTGGCAAACATACTTCAACAAGAGAAGCAAACGCTGCGTACCTAAACGAAAAACTTGGCGATCTCCCGGGGATAAAATTAACGAAACGCGATAAACGCGTCACCCGGCGGTCGTATCACCTTTATAATTTCCGGTATGTAGAAAAAGAACTTGGCGGTGTACCACGTGAAAAGTTTATAGCTGCAATGGCTGCGGAAGGGTTAGGTATCTCTGGCGGGTACCCGCATCCGTTATACAAAAACCCGTTATTCCTTACAAAAGGCACTGGAGCGAAACACTGCCCGATCTCATGCCCGTACTACGGCAAAAAAGTTGATTACTCAAAAGTTAAATGCGACGTTACGGAACGGATCTGCTATAAGGAAGGCGCATGGTTTGGACACACAGTCTTACTGGGAAATAAACAGGATATGAAAGATGTTGTCACAATATTTGAGAAAGTTATTGGCAACATTAACGAGCTCAAATAA